In Acidobacteriota bacterium, the genomic window GATACCGGACGTGAACGCCGGCTGCTCGCTTGCCGACTCCATCACCGCGGCGGACGTCCGCATGCTCAAAAGGCGCTACCCGGGTGTTCCCGTCGTGAGCTACGTCAACACGTCGGCAGAGGTGAAGGCCGAGTCGGACATCTGCTGTACGTCTGGGAATGCCGTCCGGGTCGTGGAATCTCTCGACTCGAACCGCGTCATATTTCTGCCCGACCGCTACCTCGGAATGTGGGTCGCCTCCCAGACGTCCAAGGACATCATCCTTTGGGACGGTTCTTGCATGGTTCACGAACGGTTCACCGCCGCAGAACTGCGTGAATACCGGCAGCACCACGTCGGCATTCAGATCATTGCCCACCCCGAATGCCCGCCGGACGTTCTGGCCGAGGCTGACTACGTCGGGTCGACCGCCGGGATGATTGATTGGGTGCGAGCCGTGGCCCCACCAAAGGTAGTCATGGTTACCGAATGCTCTATGGCAGGCAATGTTGCCGCACAAACACCAAATACCGAGTTCATTCAGCCCTGCAACCTTTGCCCGTACATGAAGATGATTACCCTCGAGAACATCCGCCACGCCCTGCTGACAATGACGACCGAAGTCACGATAGGCGTCGCAGTTGCCGGGCGAGCACGTCGAGCGATCGATCGAATGCTGGCAGTTCCCAGCACATGATTCACCTCGACGACGTTGTGATAACAGACTGTCTCATCGTCGGTTCGGGTATTGCGGGTCTCTCGACCGCC contains:
- the nadA gene encoding quinolinate synthase NadA → MSTSTTTKLISVSERLVGIVPDVERFIAEPIIEDIERLKRERNAVVLAHNYMTADIFHGVADLRGDSLALAHMAVTTSADVVVLAGVYFMAETAKIVNPDKTVLIPDVNAGCSLADSITAADVRMLKRRYPGVPVVSYVNTSAEVKAESDICCTSGNAVRVVESLDSNRVIFLPDRYLGMWVASQTSKDIILWDGSCMVHERFTAAELREYRQHHVGIQIIAHPECPPDVLAEADYVGSTAGMIDWVRAVAPPKVVMVTECSMAGNVAAQTPNTEFIQPCNLCPYMKMITLENIRHALLTMTTEVTIGVAVAGRARRAIDRMLAVPST